A window of Gopherus evgoodei ecotype Sinaloan lineage chromosome 13, rGopEvg1_v1.p, whole genome shotgun sequence contains these coding sequences:
- the ZCCHC8 gene encoding zinc finger CCHC domain-containing protein 8, with amino-acid sequence MAAEVDFGDRELFEQLDGDEAAAPTAQPLHTRFEEDEELEEAGEALRERLRDSEEMVRQLRSENQELRRKLKILTRPSGLSVDSSKLDGPLLQILFMNNIISKQYHQEIEDFISSLVQKYEEQQKAEPERTHFNVKPQPSSILLEEDHKVTSSNTIKKIKEAFSVVGSVLYFTNFCLDKLGQPILNENPQLTEGWEIPKYQQVFSQILSLDGQEIQVKAKRPKPHCFNCGSEEHQMKECPKPRNATRISEKRREFMEACGEASNQNFQQRYHADEVEERFGKFKPGIISEELQDALGVTDKSLPPFIYRMRQLGYPPGWLKEAELEDSGLALYDGKDATGGDTEDERPYQQNKCVTYDVSKLINYPGFNMSTPSGISDEWRIFGSIPMQPSQQKDIFASYLSNFRAPSPKSSNKRSAYPSSSHNSKKVKGDNSAVSVADMDMDSDLEMPHSSLAYDSFQFQPPLPPGSPSIATPPPLPRGTPPCTPPNFTSPLPPAPTASLYRNSPASTPSSDSAQPGVGDSAMDEDTLTLEELEEQQRLIWAALEQADSTNSDSDIPAETPLTGNSVTSSPSRNELDIVPEGRTSEKLVGMEIGISDTSMQISRNEHSKSDPNSGDGLLDLKEGDTDHVDSEGILENSIIGSKCEVNNGGNEGVTHVITSTESSPKNSNPVPDMSKFAAGITPFEFENMAESTGVYLRIRSVLKNSPRNQQKNKKASD; translated from the exons ATGGCGGCTGAGGTGGACTTCGGGGATCGCGAGCTCTTCGAGCAGCTAGACGGTGACGAGGCGGCCGCCCCGACGGCGCAGCCGCTCCACACCCGCTTCGAGGAGgatgaggagctggaggaggccgGGGAGGCGCTGCGAGAGCGGCTGAGGGACTCGGAGGAGATGGTGCGGCAGCTGCGGTCCGAGA ATCAAGAACTTAGAAGAAAACTGAAGATTCTGACACGACCAAG TGGACTTTCAGTGGACAGTTCTaagttagatggacctttgttacAGATTTTATTTATGAACAACATTATTTCAAA GCAGTATCATCAAGAAATTGAGGATTTTATTTCTAGTTTAGTTCAAAAATATGAGGAGCAGCAGAAAGCTGAACCAGAAAGAACCCACTTCAATGTTAAGCCTCAG CCATCCAGTATTCTGTTGGAAGAGGACCATAAAGTGACAAGTTctaatacaataaaaaaaattaaggaagcTTTCAGT GTTGTAGGAAGTGTTCTATATTTTACCAATTTTTGTCTTGATAAACTGGGACAACCTATATTAAATGAAAATCCACAGCTGACAGAAGGATGGGAAATACCCAA ATACCAGCAAGTTTTCAGCCAGATTCTCTCTCTGGATGGGCAAGAAATACAAGTAAAAGCAAAAAG GCCAAAACCTCATTGTTTCAATTGTGGTTCTGAAGAACATCAAATGAAAGAGTGTCCAAAG CCACGGAATGCTACCCGTATAAGTGAGAAAAGAAGAGAGTTCATGGAAGCCTGCGGTGAAGCAAGTAACCAGAACTTTCAGCAACGTTATCATGCGGACGAAGTAGAAGAGAGGTTTGGGAAGTTTAAACCAGGAATAATAAG TGAAGAACTTCAAGATGCGCTTGGTGTCACAGATAAGAGTCTTCCTCCATTTATATATCGCATGCGCCAGTTGGGTTACCCCCCAGGTTGGCTCAAAGAGGCTGAACTGGAAGATTCAGGACTTGCACTTTATGATGGAAAAG ATGCTACTGGTGGTGATACAGAAGATGAAAGACCCTATCAACAAAACAAATGTGTCACTTATGATGTCTCTAAGTTAATAAACTATCCAGGCTTTAATATGTCTACTCCAAGTGGGATCTCAGAT gAATGGAGGATATTTGGTTCCATACCCATGCAGCCATCTCAACAGAAGGACATTTTTGCTAGCTACCTTTCTAATTTTCGAGCG CCAAGTCCAAAATCTAGCAATAAAAGGTCTGCATATCCATCAAGTTCTCACAATTCAAAGAAGGTAAAAGGAGACAATTCAGCAGTATCAGTAGCTGACATGGACATGGATTCTG ATTTGGAAATGCCACACAGTTCTCTAGCTTATGACAGTTTTCAGTTCCAACCTCCACTGCCACCTGGGTCTCCATCGATTGCAACTCCACCCCCATTGCCACGAGGAACTCCTCCATGTACTCCACCCAACTTCACATCCCCTCTGCCTCCAGCGCCTACTGCCTCTCTTTACAGGAATAGTCCAGCATCAACGCCTTCCAGTGACTCTGCTCAGCCAGGAGTGGGGGATTCAGCCATGGATGAAGATACTTTGACCCTAGAAGAGCTTGAGGAGCAGCAGCGATTGATTTGGGCTGCACTAGAGCAGGCAGACAGTACAAACAGTGACTCGGATATACCTGCTGAGACACCTTTAACTGGAAACTCTGTTACATCATCCCCATCTAGGAATGAACTGGACATTGTTCCAGAAGGAAGAACATCTGAGAAGCTGGTTGGAATGGAAATTGGGATTTCAGACACTAGTATGCAGATATCCAGAAATGAACATTCTAAAAGTGATCCTAATTCAGGGGATGGATTGCTTGACCTAAAGGAAGGTGACACTGATCATGTGGATTCTGAAGGCATTCTGGAGAACAGCATTATAGGCTCAAAATGTGAGGTTAACAATGGAGGAAATGAAGGTGTTACTCATGTGATCACTAGTACTGAATCGTCTCCAAAAAATTCAAATCCTGTTCCTGACATGAGCAAGTTTGCGGCAGGAATAACACCATTTGAGTTTGAAAATATGGCAGAATCAACTGGTGTTTATCTTCGAATACGAAGTGTATTAAAGAATTCCCCAAGAaaccagcaaaaaaacaaaaaggcttCAGATTAA